A genomic window from Pungitius pungitius chromosome 12, fPunPun2.1, whole genome shotgun sequence includes:
- the ubn2b gene encoding ubinuclein-2b isoform X1, whose product MAEPRKVPFVTISSFSTSPPDSESSKKRRREDEAVEITFGKDGDGGGDAAAVVSGGVGGPFGNVNAKGGDAEAAEVKPTVRLHLPLSEPSDCGSSEFNYGELVNTTLTQVKHAGSTVPKGLSPPLDPNDPFADDDRERREVEAMAKKFENKYGGVPKKKKKDRMQDLIDIGYGYDDTDPFIDNSEAYDELVPASLTTKHGGFYINTGTLQFRAASDSEGENAGAEDNRFKQKTKDGEERVIKKRRKKQDGGILEEKKPRKIKVPKAGGASLNVHRPEKKKRKKLMKDSIHLANMLRRFTREKEEMRKRNTVAVGLPRPAVAKVPNATSALLNAQSKAAGGSECNITDLTADPAVMSLLGTANNDILQDMMGDLDFGMLDSPQPSSPLQGENGAFGMGQKAGGGRVSQGNLMAPPPLPNGLPAPLSKRIEDLRAASRLFDAEGRKKFFTLDMNNILLDIELQVQEQPVEVRAVVYSHLEAFVPCNKEALLKRLKKLSLNIQDDRLKMPLLKLKLAVCSMMPEQIARYNMDCIAKVAKQQSGEGEKNGSEDDDEEKPGKRVMGPRKKFVWDEKLRLLLCNLVRVKLGCYKLEGKSSPSLEDYLKAFMETEVKLLWPKGWMQARMLFKESIMAHGHLTGYTAKKRMVTTPKAKPKEAVWVQRATPSAGTTPSSGAQVAKRPSPSEPICIDSLDEDLAPPSLDSISQALAILGNAAKGLAHGDNPPSPDRPKAAVKPTPHLVSPLIQQQQQKTSISTTGSNAPHYISTSSSISTSLSRPLSVTSAPLPPVRTDAMGVVKGTAQAHRLSLLNTQRTLAVGVAKTNMPASAGSPKPRPPPTASPLVAPGSKAGTPTSGIFKGSNNKANSGNTHIIASPQPRPHTLMSSSHMLPKTFQAPRLPHSALSKSSPSLTQTLSGVQTRPQSNFITPMHATLTKSTHSSIPPIVKLTPRTLNLSAATTVSASPSISGAGRSQANPPIHQYSPKSAAGFRAAFSGAQGGVTKQGQVSYTPAGSQKTPNISSTNASLINTTSKHSGPSASPTIVSANQGQRQRMGGGTPQGAKTVASVPSSSGSSQLPQVSSSSSVAGGGLLGSASSLPLGFGMLGGLVPVSLPFQFPQLLNLPPLGTAGSSTTAGGSAASSNALFSTLTQNLYKSLQAGSQVALPPHLQLAFSDVSQSQGGDAKRKTL is encoded by the exons ATGGCAGAGCCGAGGAAGGTGCCGTTCGTCACCATCTCGTCCTTCAGTACCTCGCCGCCGGACTCGGAGTCCAGCAAGAAACGCCGGCGCGAAGACGAAGCCGTCGAGATCACTTTCGGgaaagatggagatggaggcggCGACGCCGCGGCGGTGGTGTCGGGAGGTGTCGGAGGTCCGTTCGGTAACGTGAACGCGAAGGGGGGCGACGCCGAGGCCGCGGAGGTGAAACCCACCGTCCGCCTCCACCTCCCGCTGTCCGAGCCGAGTGACTGCGGGTCCTCCGAGTTCAACTACGGCGAGCTGGTCAACACAACTCTCACTCAG gtaAAACATGCAGGTTCAACAGTGCCCAAAGGACTCAGTCCCCCCCTGGACCCCAACGACCCCTTTGCTGACGATGACCGGGAGAGACGGGAGGTGGAAGCCATGGCCAAGAAATTTGAGAACAAATAT GGGGGCGtcccgaagaagaagaaaaaagacagaatGCAGGATCTCATAGACATTGGCTACGGCTACGACGACACGGACCCTTTCATAGACAATTCAGAGGCT TATGACGAGCTGGTTCCTGCCTCGCTCACCACCAAACACGGAGGCTTCTACATCAACACGGGAACTCTGCAGTTCAGAGCCGCGTCCGACTCCGAGGGCGAAAACGCAGGCGCCGAGGACAATCGATTCAAG CAGAAGACGAAAGACGGCGAGGAGCGTGTGATAAAGAAACGGCGGAAAAAGCAAGATGGTGGGAttctggaggaaaagaaaccCAGGAAGATCAAAGTACCAAAGGCCGG CGGTGCGTCGCTTAATGTTCACCGGccggagaagaaaaagaggaagaagctgaTGAAGGACTCCATTCACCTGGCCAACATGCTGCGCCGCTTCaccagggagaaggaggagatgcGCAAGAGGAACACAGTTGCTGTCGGTCTTCCGCGTCCCGCCGTCGCCAAGGTGCCCAACGCCACCTCCGCACTCCTTAACGCCCAGTCCAAGGCGGCTGGGGGCAGCGAGTGCAACATCACCGACCTGACCGCCGACCCGGCCGTGATGTCGCTGCTGGGCACGGCCAACAACGACATACTGCAGGACATGATGGGCGACCTGGACTTCGGCATGCTGGACTCCCCTCAGCCCTCCAGCCCCCTGCAGGGAGAGAACGGCGCCTTCGGGATGGGGCAGAAAGCCGGGGGCGGGCGAGTGTCTCAGGGCAACTTGatggcccctccccctctgcccaACGGACTCCCGGCTCCGCTCAGCAAGCGCATCGAAGACCTGAGAGCG GCGTCCCGTCTGTTTGACGCGGAGGGCAGGAAGAAGTTCTTTACACTGGACATGAACAACATCCTCCTGGA cattGAGTTGCAGGTTCAGGAGCAGCCGGTGGAGGTGCGCGCCGTCGTCTACTCCCACCTGGAGGCGTTTGTGCCCTGCAATAAAGAAGCGCTGCTCAAACGCCTCAAGAAGCTCAGCCTCAACATACAG GACGACCGCCTCAAAATGCCTCTGTTGAAGCTGAAGCTGGCGGTGTGCAGCATGATGCCGGAGCAGATCGCCCGCTACAACATGGACTGCATCGCCAAGGTGGCAAA gcagcagtcgggagagggagagaagaatgGGTCggaggatgatgacgaggagaaGCCGGGGAAGAGGGTGATGGGCCCTCGGAAGAAGTTTGTGTGGGACGAAAAACTCAG GCTACTACTATGCAATCTAGTGCGGGTGAAGCTGGGATGCTACAAGCTGGAGGGCAAGAGCTCGCCCTCTCTGGAGGACTACCTCAAAGCCTTCATGGAGACCGAAGTCAAACTTCTGTGGCCTAAAGGGTGGATGCAGGCCAG gatGCTGTTCAAAGAGAGCATCATGGCTCACGGTCACCTCACTGGCTACAC AGCAAAGAAAAGGATGGTCACTACTCCCAAGGCCAAGCCAAAG GAGGCCGTGTGGGTCCAGCGGGCTACGCCCTCAGCGGGCACCACTCCCTCCTCCGGCGCCCAGGTTGCCAAGCGACCGTCGCCGTCCGAGCCCATATGTATCGACTCCCTGGACGAGGATCTGGCGCCACCGTCCCTGGACTCCATCTCCCAGGCCCTGGCCATCCTCGGCAATGCGGCCAAGGGCTTGGCCCACGGcgacaaccccccctcccccgacagaCCCAAGGCCGCCGTCAAGCCCACCCCACACCTCGTCTCGCCgctcatccagcagcagcaacagaagaCCTCCATCAGCACCACCGGATCCAACGCACCTCACTACATCTCTACCTCTTCGTCCatctccacctctctgtccCGGCCCCTCTCTGTCACCTCGGCGCCGCTGCCCCCGGTGCGGACAGACGCAATGGGGGTCGTCAAGGGCACGGCGCAGGCGCACAGGCTCTCACTGTTGAACACTCAGAGGACATTGGCTGTGGGCGTGGCCAAAACCAACATGCCGGCCTCGGCGGGATCGCCCAAACCGCGTCCGCCGCCCACGGCGTCCCCACTTGTGGCGCCGGGATCAAAGGCCGGGACCCCCACTTCAGGAATCTTCAAAGGCAGCAATAATAAAGCCAATAGCGGCAACACTCATATCATCGCGTCGCCTCAGCCTCGGCCGCACACCCTCATGTCGTCCTCGCACATGCTCCCCAAAACCTTCCAGGCCCCTCGCCTGCCCCATAGTGCGCTGAGCAAATCCTCCCCATCCCTCACTCAGACTCTCTCAGGGGTTCAGACCCGGCCGCAGTCCAACTTTATCACCCCTATGCACGCCACCCTCACCAAGTCGACCCACAGCAGCATCCCGCCGATCGTCAAACTCACGCCGCGCACCCTCAACTTGTCCGCGGCCACCACCGTCTCAGCCTCGCCCTCCATCTCCGGAGCCGGAAGGTCTCAGGCAAACCCCCCAATACACCAGTACTCTCCCAAAAGCGCGGCCGGATTCCGCGCGGCGTTCTCGGGTGCCCAAGGAGGAGTGACCAAGCAGGGCCAAGTTAGCTACACTCCTGCAGGCAGCCAGAAGACGCCCAACATCAGCAGCACCAACGCCAGCCTTATTAACACCACAAGCAAGCATTCGGGACCCAGTGCCTCCCCCACAATAGTCTCTGCCAACCAGGGCCAGCGTCAGAGGATGGGGGGCGGGACACCTCAGGGGGCCAAGACGGTCGCATCTGTCCCATCGTCCTCTGGCTCTTCTCAGTTGCCACAG gtctcctcctcctcctcggtggcAGGCGGCGGCCTGCTGGGCTCGGCCTCCTCGCTCCCCCTGGGGTTCGGGATGCTTGGGGGCCTGGTGCCCGTGTCCCTGCCCTTCCAGTTCCCCCAACTGTTAAACCTGCCCCCCCTGGGCACGGCGGGCTCCAGCACGACAGCCGGCGGCTCGGCGGCCAGTAGTAACGCGTTGTTCTCCACCCTGACTCAGA
- the ubn2b gene encoding ubinuclein-2b isoform X2, whose amino-acid sequence MAEPRKVPFVTISSFSTSPPDSESSKKRRREDEAVEITFGKDGDGGGDAAAVVSGGVGGPFGNVNAKGGDAEAAEVKPTVRLHLPLSEPSDCGSSEFNYGELVNTTLTQVKHAGSTVPKGLSPPLDPNDPFADDDRERREVEAMAKKFENKYGGVPKKKKKDRMQDLIDIGYGYDDTDPFIDNSEAYDELVPASLTTKHGGFYINTGTLQFRAASDSEGENAGAEDNRFKKTKDGEERVIKKRRKKQDGGILEEKKPRKIKVPKAGGASLNVHRPEKKKRKKLMKDSIHLANMLRRFTREKEEMRKRNTVAVGLPRPAVAKVPNATSALLNAQSKAAGGSECNITDLTADPAVMSLLGTANNDILQDMMGDLDFGMLDSPQPSSPLQGENGAFGMGQKAGGGRVSQGNLMAPPPLPNGLPAPLSKRIEDLRAASRLFDAEGRKKFFTLDMNNILLDIELQVQEQPVEVRAVVYSHLEAFVPCNKEALLKRLKKLSLNIQDDRLKMPLLKLKLAVCSMMPEQIARYNMDCIAKVAKQQSGEGEKNGSEDDDEEKPGKRVMGPRKKFVWDEKLRLLLCNLVRVKLGCYKLEGKSSPSLEDYLKAFMETEVKLLWPKGWMQARMLFKESIMAHGHLTGYTAKKRMVTTPKAKPKEAVWVQRATPSAGTTPSSGAQVAKRPSPSEPICIDSLDEDLAPPSLDSISQALAILGNAAKGLAHGDNPPSPDRPKAAVKPTPHLVSPLIQQQQQKTSISTTGSNAPHYISTSSSISTSLSRPLSVTSAPLPPVRTDAMGVVKGTAQAHRLSLLNTQRTLAVGVAKTNMPASAGSPKPRPPPTASPLVAPGSKAGTPTSGIFKGSNNKANSGNTHIIASPQPRPHTLMSSSHMLPKTFQAPRLPHSALSKSSPSLTQTLSGVQTRPQSNFITPMHATLTKSTHSSIPPIVKLTPRTLNLSAATTVSASPSISGAGRSQANPPIHQYSPKSAAGFRAAFSGAQGGVTKQGQVSYTPAGSQKTPNISSTNASLINTTSKHSGPSASPTIVSANQGQRQRMGGGTPQGAKTVASVPSSSGSSQLPQVSSSSSVAGGGLLGSASSLPLGFGMLGGLVPVSLPFQFPQLLNLPPLGTAGSSTTAGGSAASSNALFSTLTQNLYKSLQAGSQVALPPHLQLAFSDVSQSQGGDAKRKTL is encoded by the exons ATGGCAGAGCCGAGGAAGGTGCCGTTCGTCACCATCTCGTCCTTCAGTACCTCGCCGCCGGACTCGGAGTCCAGCAAGAAACGCCGGCGCGAAGACGAAGCCGTCGAGATCACTTTCGGgaaagatggagatggaggcggCGACGCCGCGGCGGTGGTGTCGGGAGGTGTCGGAGGTCCGTTCGGTAACGTGAACGCGAAGGGGGGCGACGCCGAGGCCGCGGAGGTGAAACCCACCGTCCGCCTCCACCTCCCGCTGTCCGAGCCGAGTGACTGCGGGTCCTCCGAGTTCAACTACGGCGAGCTGGTCAACACAACTCTCACTCAG gtaAAACATGCAGGTTCAACAGTGCCCAAAGGACTCAGTCCCCCCCTGGACCCCAACGACCCCTTTGCTGACGATGACCGGGAGAGACGGGAGGTGGAAGCCATGGCCAAGAAATTTGAGAACAAATAT GGGGGCGtcccgaagaagaagaaaaaagacagaatGCAGGATCTCATAGACATTGGCTACGGCTACGACGACACGGACCCTTTCATAGACAATTCAGAGGCT TATGACGAGCTGGTTCCTGCCTCGCTCACCACCAAACACGGAGGCTTCTACATCAACACGGGAACTCTGCAGTTCAGAGCCGCGTCCGACTCCGAGGGCGAAAACGCAGGCGCCGAGGACAATCGATTCAAG AAGACGAAAGACGGCGAGGAGCGTGTGATAAAGAAACGGCGGAAAAAGCAAGATGGTGGGAttctggaggaaaagaaaccCAGGAAGATCAAAGTACCAAAGGCCGG CGGTGCGTCGCTTAATGTTCACCGGccggagaagaaaaagaggaagaagctgaTGAAGGACTCCATTCACCTGGCCAACATGCTGCGCCGCTTCaccagggagaaggaggagatgcGCAAGAGGAACACAGTTGCTGTCGGTCTTCCGCGTCCCGCCGTCGCCAAGGTGCCCAACGCCACCTCCGCACTCCTTAACGCCCAGTCCAAGGCGGCTGGGGGCAGCGAGTGCAACATCACCGACCTGACCGCCGACCCGGCCGTGATGTCGCTGCTGGGCACGGCCAACAACGACATACTGCAGGACATGATGGGCGACCTGGACTTCGGCATGCTGGACTCCCCTCAGCCCTCCAGCCCCCTGCAGGGAGAGAACGGCGCCTTCGGGATGGGGCAGAAAGCCGGGGGCGGGCGAGTGTCTCAGGGCAACTTGatggcccctccccctctgcccaACGGACTCCCGGCTCCGCTCAGCAAGCGCATCGAAGACCTGAGAGCG GCGTCCCGTCTGTTTGACGCGGAGGGCAGGAAGAAGTTCTTTACACTGGACATGAACAACATCCTCCTGGA cattGAGTTGCAGGTTCAGGAGCAGCCGGTGGAGGTGCGCGCCGTCGTCTACTCCCACCTGGAGGCGTTTGTGCCCTGCAATAAAGAAGCGCTGCTCAAACGCCTCAAGAAGCTCAGCCTCAACATACAG GACGACCGCCTCAAAATGCCTCTGTTGAAGCTGAAGCTGGCGGTGTGCAGCATGATGCCGGAGCAGATCGCCCGCTACAACATGGACTGCATCGCCAAGGTGGCAAA gcagcagtcgggagagggagagaagaatgGGTCggaggatgatgacgaggagaaGCCGGGGAAGAGGGTGATGGGCCCTCGGAAGAAGTTTGTGTGGGACGAAAAACTCAG GCTACTACTATGCAATCTAGTGCGGGTGAAGCTGGGATGCTACAAGCTGGAGGGCAAGAGCTCGCCCTCTCTGGAGGACTACCTCAAAGCCTTCATGGAGACCGAAGTCAAACTTCTGTGGCCTAAAGGGTGGATGCAGGCCAG gatGCTGTTCAAAGAGAGCATCATGGCTCACGGTCACCTCACTGGCTACAC AGCAAAGAAAAGGATGGTCACTACTCCCAAGGCCAAGCCAAAG GAGGCCGTGTGGGTCCAGCGGGCTACGCCCTCAGCGGGCACCACTCCCTCCTCCGGCGCCCAGGTTGCCAAGCGACCGTCGCCGTCCGAGCCCATATGTATCGACTCCCTGGACGAGGATCTGGCGCCACCGTCCCTGGACTCCATCTCCCAGGCCCTGGCCATCCTCGGCAATGCGGCCAAGGGCTTGGCCCACGGcgacaaccccccctcccccgacagaCCCAAGGCCGCCGTCAAGCCCACCCCACACCTCGTCTCGCCgctcatccagcagcagcaacagaagaCCTCCATCAGCACCACCGGATCCAACGCACCTCACTACATCTCTACCTCTTCGTCCatctccacctctctgtccCGGCCCCTCTCTGTCACCTCGGCGCCGCTGCCCCCGGTGCGGACAGACGCAATGGGGGTCGTCAAGGGCACGGCGCAGGCGCACAGGCTCTCACTGTTGAACACTCAGAGGACATTGGCTGTGGGCGTGGCCAAAACCAACATGCCGGCCTCGGCGGGATCGCCCAAACCGCGTCCGCCGCCCACGGCGTCCCCACTTGTGGCGCCGGGATCAAAGGCCGGGACCCCCACTTCAGGAATCTTCAAAGGCAGCAATAATAAAGCCAATAGCGGCAACACTCATATCATCGCGTCGCCTCAGCCTCGGCCGCACACCCTCATGTCGTCCTCGCACATGCTCCCCAAAACCTTCCAGGCCCCTCGCCTGCCCCATAGTGCGCTGAGCAAATCCTCCCCATCCCTCACTCAGACTCTCTCAGGGGTTCAGACCCGGCCGCAGTCCAACTTTATCACCCCTATGCACGCCACCCTCACCAAGTCGACCCACAGCAGCATCCCGCCGATCGTCAAACTCACGCCGCGCACCCTCAACTTGTCCGCGGCCACCACCGTCTCAGCCTCGCCCTCCATCTCCGGAGCCGGAAGGTCTCAGGCAAACCCCCCAATACACCAGTACTCTCCCAAAAGCGCGGCCGGATTCCGCGCGGCGTTCTCGGGTGCCCAAGGAGGAGTGACCAAGCAGGGCCAAGTTAGCTACACTCCTGCAGGCAGCCAGAAGACGCCCAACATCAGCAGCACCAACGCCAGCCTTATTAACACCACAAGCAAGCATTCGGGACCCAGTGCCTCCCCCACAATAGTCTCTGCCAACCAGGGCCAGCGTCAGAGGATGGGGGGCGGGACACCTCAGGGGGCCAAGACGGTCGCATCTGTCCCATCGTCCTCTGGCTCTTCTCAGTTGCCACAG gtctcctcctcctcctcggtggcAGGCGGCGGCCTGCTGGGCTCGGCCTCCTCGCTCCCCCTGGGGTTCGGGATGCTTGGGGGCCTGGTGCCCGTGTCCCTGCCCTTCCAGTTCCCCCAACTGTTAAACCTGCCCCCCCTGGGCACGGCGGGCTCCAGCACGACAGCCGGCGGCTCGGCGGCCAGTAGTAACGCGTTGTTCTCCACCCTGACTCAGA
- the ubn2b gene encoding ubinuclein-2b isoform X3: MAEPRKVPFVTISSFSTSPPDSESSKKRRREDEAVEITFGKDGDGGGDAAAVVSGGVGGPFGNVNAKGGDAEAAEVKPTVRLHLPLSEPSDCGSSEFNYGELVNTTLTQVKHAGSTVPKGLSPPLDPNDPFADDDRERREVEAMAKKFENKYGGVPKKKKKDRMQDLIDIGYGYDDTDPFIDNSEAYDELVPASLTTKHGGFYINTGTLQFRAASDSEGENAGAEDNRFKQKTKDGEERVIKKRRKKQDGGILEEKKPRKIKVPKAGGASLNVHRPEKKKRKKLMKDSIHLANMLRRFTREKEEMRKRNTVAVGLPRPAVAKVPNATSALLNAQSKAAGGSECNITDLTADPAVMSLLGTANNDILQDMMGDLDFGMLDSPQPSSPLQGENGAFGMGQKAGGGRVSQGNLMAPPPLPNGLPAPLSKRIEDLRAASRLFDAEGRKKFFTLDMNNILLDIELQVQEQPVEVRAVVYSHLEAFVPCNKEALLKRLKKLSLNIQDDRLKMPLLKLKLAVCSMMPEQIARYNMDCIAKVAKQQSGEGEKNGSEDDDEEKPGKRVMGPRKKFVWDEKLRLLLCNLVRVKLGCYKLEGKSSPSLEDYLKAFMETEVKLLWPKGWMQARMLFKESIMAHGHLTGYTAKKRMVTTPKAKPKEAVWVQRATPSAGTTPSSGAQVAKRPSPSEPICIDSLDEDLAPPSLDSISQALAILGNAAKGLAHGDNPPSPDRPKAAVKPTPHLVSPLIQQQQQKTSISTTGSNAPHYISTSSSISTSLSRPLSVTSAPLPPVRTDAMGVVKGTAQAHRLSLLNTQRTLAVGVAKTNMPASAGSPKPRPPPTASPLVAPGSKAGTPTSGIFKGSNNKANSGNTHIIASPQPRPHTLMSSSHMLPKTFQAPRLPHSALSKSSPSLTQTLSGVQTRPQSNFITPMHATLTKSTHSSIPPIVKLTPRTLNLSAATTVSASPSISGAGRSQANPPIHQYSPKSAAGFRAAFSGAQGGVTKQGQVSYTPAGSQKTPNISSTNASLINTTSKHSGPSASPTIVSANQGQRQRMGGGTPQGAKTVASVPSSSGSSQLPQVSSSSSVAGGGLLGSASSLPLGFGMLGGLVPVSLPFQFPQLLNLPPLGTAGSSTTAGGSAASSNALFSTLTQNVSQSQGGDAKRKTL, from the exons ATGGCAGAGCCGAGGAAGGTGCCGTTCGTCACCATCTCGTCCTTCAGTACCTCGCCGCCGGACTCGGAGTCCAGCAAGAAACGCCGGCGCGAAGACGAAGCCGTCGAGATCACTTTCGGgaaagatggagatggaggcggCGACGCCGCGGCGGTGGTGTCGGGAGGTGTCGGAGGTCCGTTCGGTAACGTGAACGCGAAGGGGGGCGACGCCGAGGCCGCGGAGGTGAAACCCACCGTCCGCCTCCACCTCCCGCTGTCCGAGCCGAGTGACTGCGGGTCCTCCGAGTTCAACTACGGCGAGCTGGTCAACACAACTCTCACTCAG gtaAAACATGCAGGTTCAACAGTGCCCAAAGGACTCAGTCCCCCCCTGGACCCCAACGACCCCTTTGCTGACGATGACCGGGAGAGACGGGAGGTGGAAGCCATGGCCAAGAAATTTGAGAACAAATAT GGGGGCGtcccgaagaagaagaaaaaagacagaatGCAGGATCTCATAGACATTGGCTACGGCTACGACGACACGGACCCTTTCATAGACAATTCAGAGGCT TATGACGAGCTGGTTCCTGCCTCGCTCACCACCAAACACGGAGGCTTCTACATCAACACGGGAACTCTGCAGTTCAGAGCCGCGTCCGACTCCGAGGGCGAAAACGCAGGCGCCGAGGACAATCGATTCAAG CAGAAGACGAAAGACGGCGAGGAGCGTGTGATAAAGAAACGGCGGAAAAAGCAAGATGGTGGGAttctggaggaaaagaaaccCAGGAAGATCAAAGTACCAAAGGCCGG CGGTGCGTCGCTTAATGTTCACCGGccggagaagaaaaagaggaagaagctgaTGAAGGACTCCATTCACCTGGCCAACATGCTGCGCCGCTTCaccagggagaaggaggagatgcGCAAGAGGAACACAGTTGCTGTCGGTCTTCCGCGTCCCGCCGTCGCCAAGGTGCCCAACGCCACCTCCGCACTCCTTAACGCCCAGTCCAAGGCGGCTGGGGGCAGCGAGTGCAACATCACCGACCTGACCGCCGACCCGGCCGTGATGTCGCTGCTGGGCACGGCCAACAACGACATACTGCAGGACATGATGGGCGACCTGGACTTCGGCATGCTGGACTCCCCTCAGCCCTCCAGCCCCCTGCAGGGAGAGAACGGCGCCTTCGGGATGGGGCAGAAAGCCGGGGGCGGGCGAGTGTCTCAGGGCAACTTGatggcccctccccctctgcccaACGGACTCCCGGCTCCGCTCAGCAAGCGCATCGAAGACCTGAGAGCG GCGTCCCGTCTGTTTGACGCGGAGGGCAGGAAGAAGTTCTTTACACTGGACATGAACAACATCCTCCTGGA cattGAGTTGCAGGTTCAGGAGCAGCCGGTGGAGGTGCGCGCCGTCGTCTACTCCCACCTGGAGGCGTTTGTGCCCTGCAATAAAGAAGCGCTGCTCAAACGCCTCAAGAAGCTCAGCCTCAACATACAG GACGACCGCCTCAAAATGCCTCTGTTGAAGCTGAAGCTGGCGGTGTGCAGCATGATGCCGGAGCAGATCGCCCGCTACAACATGGACTGCATCGCCAAGGTGGCAAA gcagcagtcgggagagggagagaagaatgGGTCggaggatgatgacgaggagaaGCCGGGGAAGAGGGTGATGGGCCCTCGGAAGAAGTTTGTGTGGGACGAAAAACTCAG GCTACTACTATGCAATCTAGTGCGGGTGAAGCTGGGATGCTACAAGCTGGAGGGCAAGAGCTCGCCCTCTCTGGAGGACTACCTCAAAGCCTTCATGGAGACCGAAGTCAAACTTCTGTGGCCTAAAGGGTGGATGCAGGCCAG gatGCTGTTCAAAGAGAGCATCATGGCTCACGGTCACCTCACTGGCTACAC AGCAAAGAAAAGGATGGTCACTACTCCCAAGGCCAAGCCAAAG GAGGCCGTGTGGGTCCAGCGGGCTACGCCCTCAGCGGGCACCACTCCCTCCTCCGGCGCCCAGGTTGCCAAGCGACCGTCGCCGTCCGAGCCCATATGTATCGACTCCCTGGACGAGGATCTGGCGCCACCGTCCCTGGACTCCATCTCCCAGGCCCTGGCCATCCTCGGCAATGCGGCCAAGGGCTTGGCCCACGGcgacaaccccccctcccccgacagaCCCAAGGCCGCCGTCAAGCCCACCCCACACCTCGTCTCGCCgctcatccagcagcagcaacagaagaCCTCCATCAGCACCACCGGATCCAACGCACCTCACTACATCTCTACCTCTTCGTCCatctccacctctctgtccCGGCCCCTCTCTGTCACCTCGGCGCCGCTGCCCCCGGTGCGGACAGACGCAATGGGGGTCGTCAAGGGCACGGCGCAGGCGCACAGGCTCTCACTGTTGAACACTCAGAGGACATTGGCTGTGGGCGTGGCCAAAACCAACATGCCGGCCTCGGCGGGATCGCCCAAACCGCGTCCGCCGCCCACGGCGTCCCCACTTGTGGCGCCGGGATCAAAGGCCGGGACCCCCACTTCAGGAATCTTCAAAGGCAGCAATAATAAAGCCAATAGCGGCAACACTCATATCATCGCGTCGCCTCAGCCTCGGCCGCACACCCTCATGTCGTCCTCGCACATGCTCCCCAAAACCTTCCAGGCCCCTCGCCTGCCCCATAGTGCGCTGAGCAAATCCTCCCCATCCCTCACTCAGACTCTCTCAGGGGTTCAGACCCGGCCGCAGTCCAACTTTATCACCCCTATGCACGCCACCCTCACCAAGTCGACCCACAGCAGCATCCCGCCGATCGTCAAACTCACGCCGCGCACCCTCAACTTGTCCGCGGCCACCACCGTCTCAGCCTCGCCCTCCATCTCCGGAGCCGGAAGGTCTCAGGCAAACCCCCCAATACACCAGTACTCTCCCAAAAGCGCGGCCGGATTCCGCGCGGCGTTCTCGGGTGCCCAAGGAGGAGTGACCAAGCAGGGCCAAGTTAGCTACACTCCTGCAGGCAGCCAGAAGACGCCCAACATCAGCAGCACCAACGCCAGCCTTATTAACACCACAAGCAAGCATTCGGGACCCAGTGCCTCCCCCACAATAGTCTCTGCCAACCAGGGCCAGCGTCAGAGGATGGGGGGCGGGACACCTCAGGGGGCCAAGACGGTCGCATCTGTCCCATCGTCCTCTGGCTCTTCTCAGTTGCCACAG gtctcctcctcctcctcggtggcAGGCGGCGGCCTGCTGGGCTCGGCCTCCTCGCTCCCCCTGGGGTTCGGGATGCTTGGGGGCCTGGTGCCCGTGTCCCTGCCCTTCCAGTTCCCCCAACTGTTAAACCTGCCCCCCCTGGGCACGGCGGGCTCCAGCACGACAGCCGGCGGCTCGGCGGCCAGTAGTAACGCGTTGTTCTCCACCCTGACTCAGA